Proteins co-encoded in one Papaver somniferum cultivar HN1 chromosome 5, ASM357369v1, whole genome shotgun sequence genomic window:
- the LOC113284456 gene encoding protein ASPARTIC PROTEASE IN GUARD CELL 2-like: MKIRSRLSEDQMKIVASLEDQMKITTLLMLVMMLHTANGSAATGTANFQHLNVREALAGTKIHPMSDLESYQEFSKSNTTAEECKLKLNLLHRDHITSNLSHHHHHRLNERIKRDINRVTSISRRLHITKKITKNDEGFVEEEFGSQVVSGMELGSGEYLVRIGVGSPVRNQYMVIDSGSDLMWVQCQPCTSCYQQSDPVFDPSDSATFTGVSCESTVCNRLDDQNSGCGHSGRCRYEVSYGDGSFTTGTLALETLTFGPTTVRNVAIGCGHRNQGMFVAAAGLLGLGGGPMSFIGQLGSQIDQAFGYCLVSRGGTGSYGSLVFGRGSVSSSSATWVPLVQNPQSLTFYYVSLVGLGVGGIRLPIPEHLFELTELGDGGVIIDTGTAVTRLPTQAYEIFRNYFVSGTVGLPRVPGAQIFDTCYDLSGFEMVRVPTVSFHFYGGSILTLPARNFLIPTDEMGTFCFAFAPSNLGVSIIGNIQQEGIQISIDGEKGLLGFGPNTC; this comes from the coding sequence ATGAAAATCCGAAGCCGTTTATCAGAAGATCAAATGAAGATAGTAGCATCCTTGGAAGATCAAATGAAAATTACAACACTACTCATGTTGGTAATGATGCTGCATACTGCCAATGGATCAGCCGCGACGGGTACTGCCAACTTTCAGCACTTGAACGTGCGAGAAGCGTTAGCAGGAACTAAAATTCATCCAATGTCCGATTTAGAAAGCTATCAAGAATTCTCAAAGAGTAATACTACAGCTGAGGAGTGCAAACTGAAGCTGAATTTACTTCACAGAGATCACATAACAAGTAACttatcccaccaccaccaccaccgtctgaACGAACGTATCAAACGAGACATCAACCGGGTCACTAGCATAAGTCGCCGCCTTCACATCACCAAGAAAATCACCAAAAATGATGAGGGTTTCGTAGAGGAAGAATTCGGTTCACAGGTGGTGTCAGGAATGGAATTAGGAAGTGGAGAATATCTGGTAAGAATCGGTGTCGGTAGCCCCGTACGGAATCAGTATATGGTGATTGATTCAGGTAGTGATCTAATGTGGGTTCAGTGTCAACCTTGTACTTCTTGTTACCAACAATCTGACCCGGTTTTTGACCCGTCTGACTCGGCAACGTTTACCGGCGTGTCATGTGAATCCACCGTCTGTAACCGTCTCGACGACCAGAATTCCGGTTGTGGTCATTCCGGGAGATGCCGTTACGAAGTTTCTTATGGCGACGGGTCTTTCACTACGGGAACTTTAGCCTTGGAAACTCTCACATTCGGACCTACTACTGTCAGAAATGTAGCAATTGGGTGTGGGCATAGGAATCAAGGTatgtttgttgctgctgctgggttACTAGGTCTTGGTGGAGGACCTATGTCATTCATAGGCCAACTCGGATCCCAAATCGACCAGGCATTCGGGTATTGTCTCGTCAGTCGCGGAGGTACTGGCTCGTACGGTTCATTAGTTTTCGGGCGCGGTTCGGTTTCATCATCCTCTGCAACATGGGTTCCGCTGGTTCAAAATCCGCAATCCCTGACTTTCTACTACGTGAGCTTAGTAGGCCTTGGTGTTGGCGGAATTCGGCTTCCGATCCCGGAGCATTTGTTCGAACTGACAGAGTTAGGGGATGGCGGCGTCATCATTGACACAGGAACTGCAGTGACAAGGTTACCAACCCAAGCTTACGAAATCTTCCGAAACTATTTCGTTTCCGGCACCGTGGGTCTACCCAGAGTGCCCGGGGCACAGATATTCGATACTTGCTACGATCTTTCGGGTTTCGAAATGGTAAGGGTACCAACCGTGTCATTTCATTTCTATGGTGGGTCAATATTGACCCTCCCGGCTAGGAATTTCTTGATTCCAACAGATGAAATGGGGACGTTCTGTTTTGCATTTGCTCCTTCTAATTTAGGGGTTTCTATAATAGGAAACATACAACAGGAAGGGATTCAGATATCTATTGATGGAGAAAAGGGTCTTTTGGGCTTTGGACCCAACACTTGCTAA
- the LOC113284455 gene encoding probable protein arginine N-methyltransferase 6, giving the protein MLPSSSSYSNGYLGNGSSSEKRLNTSTKDRFKRGGGGGIRVPSNKETPPPPCTEFDKAYFQSYSHVGIHEEMIKDRVRTDTYKAAIEQHHASIEGKVVVDVGCGTGILSIFCALAGAKRVYAIDASEIAIQANEVVKANKLSHKVIVLHGRVEDVEIPEGVDVIISEWMGYMLLYESMLGSVITARDRWLKPGGLILPSHATLYMAPVTHCDRYSESIDFWKNVYGIDMSAMLPLAKQCAFEEPSIETITGENVLTWPFVIKHVDCYTVTIRELESITARYRFTSMMQALFHGFAFWFDVEFSGPAIFPSNNQTQSLVGSTASSDIPSPGSSQRKKRAKCDEVLVLSTAPEEPPTHWQQTLLYFYEPIDVKQDQVIEGSVTMSQSKENARFLNLHLEYSSGGRSFVKESVLR; this is encoded by the exons ATGTTACCAAGCTCATCAAGTTACAGTAATGGGTATTTAGGAAACGGTAGTTCATCAGAGAAACGATTGAATACGAGTACAAAAGATCGATTTAaaagaggaggaggtggtggaatTAGGGTTCCTTCTAATAAagaaacaccaccaccaccatgtaCAGAGTTCGATAAAGCTTATTTTCAATCATATTCTCATGTTGGTATCCATGAAGAAATGATCAAG GACCGTGTTCGTACTGATACTTATAAAGCTGCTATCGAGCAGCATCATGCTTCTATAGAAGGCAAG GTTGTAGTGGATGTTGGCTGTGGAACTGGCATCCTTTCTATATTTTGTGCTCTTGCTGGTGCAAAGCGG GTTTATGCAATTGATGCAAGTGAGATTGCTATACAG GCAAATGAAGTTGTCAAAGCTAATAAGTTATCTCACAAGGTCATTGTTTTACATGGAAGAGTGGAG GATGTCGAAATCCCGGAGGGGGTTGATGTTATCATTTCGGAATGGATGGGATACATGCTCTTATACGAG AGTATGCTGGGTAGTGTAATTACTGCCAGAGATCGTTGGCTTAAACCTGGAGGGCTTATTCTCCCATCACATGCCACG TTGTACATGGCACCTGTCACACATTGTGACAGATACAGTGAAAGTATTGATTTCTGGAAGAATGTTTATGGAATTGACA TGTCTGCTATGCTGCCGCTGGCGAAACAGTGTGCATTTGAGGAACCAAGTATAGAGACAATAACTGGCGAAAATGTATTAACATGGCCATTCGTG ATAAAGCATGTGGACTGCTACACTGTCACAATCCGGGAGCTTGAATCTATCACTGCAAGATATAGATTTACATCTATGATGCAAG cCCTGTTTCATGGGTTTGCGTTTTGGTTTGATGTTGAGTTCAGCGGACCTGCTATTTTTCCGAGCAATAACCAAACACAGTCACTTGTAGGCAGTACTGCATCATCTGACATTCCTTCTCCAGGTTCTAGTCAGAGGAAAAAACGGGCAAAATGTGATGAGGTGCTAGTTCTATCTACTGCTCCAGAGGAGCCTCCAACACATTGGCAACAG ACTTTGTTATATTTTTACGAACCGATAGATGTGAAGCAAGATCAAGTCATTGAAGGCTCTGTAACAATGTCACAAAGCAAGGAAAACGCCCGATTCTTGAATCTCCACCTTGAATACTC TTCAGGAGGTAGGTCGTTTGTCAAAGAATCTGTACTGCGATAG